One genomic region from Halarsenatibacter silvermanii encodes:
- a CDS encoding DMT family transporter: protein MQGKEKSCPESSPPSEINKNYTRGSIAAFLSAVGFGSLPVFAVFAYQEGVKVLTLLSFRFFFTSLILAVYMLKNRVALLPKREEIKGLILLGFFYAIFNFSYFTAFELIPTSMAALIFYAYPALVALFAFLLGEEELNLTRAVAILAAFMGIYLVYYDFTVIIVPLGLLAAVGSAVFYALYIITGSRSLKTVNLSTAVFYTCIFSAVGFLAAGSWQGDLQFALSRQALFLLAFITIVSMFGLLLFLYGVKNTSPTIASMASMIEPIFTVFLSLLVLAESFSPIQYAGGMLVIAASAYIVIKRA, encoded by the coding sequence TCTTATCGGCAGTTGGCTTCGGTTCTCTGCCGGTATTTGCGGTATTTGCCTATCAGGAAGGAGTAAAAGTTTTAACGCTTCTCTCCTTTCGTTTCTTCTTTACCAGCCTGATCCTGGCAGTCTACATGCTCAAAAACAGGGTTGCATTGCTGCCCAAAAGAGAAGAAATTAAAGGATTAATCCTGCTGGGTTTCTTCTATGCAATCTTCAACTTCTCTTATTTTACCGCTTTCGAGCTGATTCCAACATCCATGGCTGCCCTGATTTTTTACGCCTATCCAGCTCTGGTCGCTCTATTTGCATTTTTGCTGGGGGAGGAAGAATTGAATCTGACCAGAGCGGTCGCTATATTAGCCGCTTTTATGGGCATCTATCTGGTCTATTATGATTTTACCGTAATAATAGTGCCTCTGGGCCTTTTAGCAGCAGTGGGTTCAGCCGTCTTTTATGCTTTATACATTATAACCGGCAGCCGGTCATTAAAGACGGTCAACCTCAGCACTGCCGTGTTTTACACCTGCATTTTTTCCGCGGTCGGCTTTCTGGCCGCCGGCAGCTGGCAGGGAGATTTGCAGTTTGCTCTCTCCCGGCAGGCTCTTTTTCTGCTTGCTTTCATAACAATAGTCTCCATGTTTGGCCTGCTGTTATTTCTGTACGGTGTTAAAAACACCTCTCCCACCATCGCTTCCATGGCCAGCATGATAGAGCCGATATTCACAGTTTTTCTCTCGCTGCTTGTTTTAGCCGAATCTTTTTCTCCGATTCAGTATGCCGGCGGAATGCTGGTTATCGCAGCTTCAGCCTATATTGTAATAAAACGGGCCTGA